The Juglans microcarpa x Juglans regia isolate MS1-56 chromosome 8S, Jm3101_v1.0, whole genome shotgun sequence genome has a window encoding:
- the LOC121243841 gene encoding nucleobase-ascorbate transporter 3-like, with product MVETANHHQPASAPPPPALPLGAARGPTWPPAEQLQQLQYCIHSNPSWPEACLLAFQHYIVMLGTTVLIATTLVPRMGGDHGDKARVIQTILFMAGLNTLLQTMLGTRLPTVMGASFAFLLPVLAIINDLGDENFTTGHERFVHTMRTIQGSMIVSSFVNIILGYSKAWGNLTRLFSPIVLVPVVCVVGLGLFMRGFPVLANCVEIGLPMLILLVVAQQYLKHIIPKGHIILERFALLFCIGIIWAFAAILTVAGAYNNVPEQTKMSCRTDHSFLIQSAPWIKFPYPFQWGTPIFRANHVFGMIGAALVTSAESTGTFFAAARLSGATPPPAHVLSRSIGLQGVGMLLEGIFGAAVGTTASVENVGLLGLTHIGSRRVVQISTAFMFFFSIFGKFGALFASIPLSIFAAVYCVLFGIVAAVGISFIQFANNNSLRNLYVLGLSLFLGISIPQYFVTNTDLNNGHGPVRADGQWFNNIVNTIFSSPPTVAMIVGTLLDNTIDWKHTINDRGIPWWVPFQNRNGDVRNDEFYSLPLRINEYIPTRFL from the exons atggtggaaacggcaaaccaccaccagccGGCGTCGGCGCCTCCGCCCCCAGCTCTGCCTCTTGGAGCCGCAAGAGGTCCCACTTGGCCTCCCGCCGAGCAACTCCAGCAACTCCAGTACTGTATCCACTCCAACCCATCTTGGc CGGAAGCATGCTTACTGGCATTTCAGCACTACATCGTAATGCTTGGAACGACGGTTTTAATTGCTACAACACTAGTGCCTCGCATGGGCGGGGACCAT GGTGATAAAGCCCGTGTTATTCAAACAATACTCTTTATGGCGGGACTGAACACATTGCTTCAAACGATGCTTGGGACGAGGCTCCCTACAGTGATGGGTGCATCATTTGCATTCCTCCTACCAGTGTTGGCAATTATCAATGACTTAGGTGATGAGAACTTCACAACTGGGCATGAG AGATTTGTCCACACAATGAGAACAATTCAAGGATCCATGATTGTATCTTCCTTTGTCAACATCATTCTCGGATATAGTAAGGCATGGGGGAATTTGACAAG ACTATTTAGTCCCATAGTTCTCGTACCGGTGGTTTGTGTAGTGGGTCTTGGTCTATTCATGAGGGGCTTCCCAGTG CTTGCTAACTGTGTGGAGATTGGCCTGCCCATGCTTATTCTTCTGGTTGTTGCCCAGCAG TATTTGAAGCACATCATTCCTAAGGGCCATATCATACTTGAGAGGTTCGCTTTGCTTTTTTGCATTGGTATCATCTGGGCTTTTGCAGCTATCCTCACAGTGGCTGGTGCTTACAACAACGTACCAGAGCAGACTAAAATGAGTTGCCGCACAGATCATTCCTTCCTCATACAATCTGCTCCTTG GATCAAATTTCCCTACCCATTTCAGTGGGGTACTCCGATATTCAGAGCAAACCATGTCTTCGGAATGATAGGGGCAGCACTCGTTACATCTGCAGAG TCAACTGGAACATTTTTTGCAGCAGCACGTCTTTCAGGTGCTACACCCCCTCCGGCACACGTTCTCAGCCGAAGTATTGGCCTTCAG GGTGTTGGCATGCTGCTTGAAGGGATCTTTGGTGCTGCTGTTGGTACCACTGCATCTGT AGAAAATGTTGGCCTCCTCGGACTGACTCACATAGGGAGCAGAAGGGTGGTGCAGATTTCAACTGCTTTCATGTTCTTCTTCTCCATATTTG GGAAGTTTGGTGCCCTCTTTGCATCTATTCCTTTATCAATATTTGCTGCCGTCTACTGTGTTTTATTTGGCATTGTTG CTGCTGTTGGGATCTCGTTCATACAGTTTGCAAATAATAATTCGTTGAGAAACCTCTACGTTTTGGGTCTGTCCCTGTTCCTTGGAATATCAATACCTCAATATTTTGTGACAAACACCGATCTAAATAATGGCCATGGACCAGTAAGAGCAGATGGTCAATGG TTCAACAACATTGTGAACACAATATTCTCGTCGCCACCGACTGTGGCAATGATTGTTGGGACGCTGCTCGATAACACGATTGATTGGAAGCACACAATTAATGATAGAGGAATCCCGTGGTGGGTTCCCTTCCAAAACAGGAATGGAGATGTAAGAAATGATGAGTTTTACAGTCTTCCCCTGAGGATAAATGAGTATATCCCTACTAGATTTCTTTGA
- the LOC121244448 gene encoding serpin-ZX isoform X1, which yields MDLRQSISNQTDVSLRIANRLLLSEEGKKSNLVFSPLSIHVVLSLIAAGSKGPTLDQLLSFLKSRSTDQLNSFASEIISVVFTDGSPSGGPRLSFANGVWLDKSLSLKPSFKQTVDKFFKASLNQVDFKNQAAKATGEVNSWAEKETNGLIKEVLPPGSVDGTSRLIFANALYFKGAWGEKFDASATKDYDFHLPNGSSVQVPFMTSKKNQVAIAFEGFKVLGLPYKQGEDKRCFSMYFFLPDAKDGLPSLVEKVSSESRFLDRHLPNKKVEIGDLKIPRFKISFGFEASDILKGLGLVLPFSGGDLTEMVDSPVSQKLYVSSIFQKSFIEVNEEGTEAAAASAAVVSERSIAFTEKIDFVADHPFLYLIREDMTGTVLFIGHVLNPLEG from the exons ATGGACCTCCGGCAATCGATCAGCAACCAAACCGACGTTTCTTTGAGGATCGCCAATCGGTTACTGCTAAGTGAAGAAGGCAAGAAATCGAACCTGGTGTTCTCGCCGTTGTCGATCCACGTGGTGCTGAGCCTCATCGCGGCGGGGTCTAAGGGCCCTACCCTCGACCAGCTGCTATCCTTCCTCAAGTCCAGATCCACTGACCAGCTCAATTCCTTCGCTTCCGAGATCATCTCCGTTGTATTCACCGACGGCAGTCCCAGCGGTGGGCCTCGCTTGTCCTTCGCCAATGGAGTTTGGCTCGACAAGTCCCTGTCTCTCAAGCCTTCTTTCAAACAGACTGTGGACAAGTTTTTCAAGGCCTCTCTGAATCAAGTTGATTTTAAGAACCAG GCCGCCAAAGCAACAGGTGAAGTGAATTCATGGGCTGAAAAGGAGACTAATGGCCTTATCAAGGAGGTTCTTCCTCCTGGGTCAGTTGATGGGACAAGCAGACTCATCTTTGCAAATGCACTGTACTTCAAAGGAGCTTGGGGTGAGAAGTTCGATGCATCAGCAACAAAAGACTATGATTTCCATCTTCCTAATGGGAGCTCAGTTCAAGTACCCTTCATGACTAGCAAGAAGAATCAGGTTGCTATTGCCTTCGAGGGTTTCAAAGTACTTGGACTTCCTTATAAGCAAGGTGAGGATAAGCGCTGCTTTTCCATGTACTTCTTTCTTCCAGATGCAAAAGATGGTCTGCCATCTCTGGTGGAGAAAGTGAGTTCTGAATCTAGATTCTTGGATCGCCATCTTCCTAACAAGAAAGTAGAAATTGGTGACCTCAAGATCCCTAGGTTTAAGATATCTTTTGGGTTTGAAGCTTCTGATATTCTGAAAGGATTAGGATTGGTGTTGCCCTTCTCTGGCGGAGATTTGACAGAAATGGTTGATTCACCTGTTAGTCAGAAGCTATATGTTTCAAGCATATTCCAAAAATCCTTCATTGAAGTAAATGAAGAAGGCACAGAAGCTGCAGCTGCTTCTGCCGCTGTTGTGTCGGAAAGATCCATAGCCTTTACTGAAAAGATAGACTTTGTGGCTGACCACCCATTTTTATACCTGATCAGAGAAGACATGACCGGAACGGTGCTGTTTATCGGCCATGTGCTCAATCCTCTTGAAGGCTGA
- the LOC121244448 gene encoding serpin-ZXA isoform X2 has protein sequence MAAKATGEVNSWAEKETNGLIKEVLPPGSVDGTSRLIFANALYFKGAWGEKFDASATKDYDFHLPNGSSVQVPFMTSKKNQVAIAFEGFKVLGLPYKQGEDKRCFSMYFFLPDAKDGLPSLVEKVSSESRFLDRHLPNKKVEIGDLKIPRFKISFGFEASDILKGLGLVLPFSGGDLTEMVDSPVSQKLYVSSIFQKSFIEVNEEGTEAAAASAAVVSERSIAFTEKIDFVADHPFLYLIREDMTGTVLFIGHVLNPLEG, from the exons ATG GCCGCCAAAGCAACAGGTGAAGTGAATTCATGGGCTGAAAAGGAGACTAATGGCCTTATCAAGGAGGTTCTTCCTCCTGGGTCAGTTGATGGGACAAGCAGACTCATCTTTGCAAATGCACTGTACTTCAAAGGAGCTTGGGGTGAGAAGTTCGATGCATCAGCAACAAAAGACTATGATTTCCATCTTCCTAATGGGAGCTCAGTTCAAGTACCCTTCATGACTAGCAAGAAGAATCAGGTTGCTATTGCCTTCGAGGGTTTCAAAGTACTTGGACTTCCTTATAAGCAAGGTGAGGATAAGCGCTGCTTTTCCATGTACTTCTTTCTTCCAGATGCAAAAGATGGTCTGCCATCTCTGGTGGAGAAAGTGAGTTCTGAATCTAGATTCTTGGATCGCCATCTTCCTAACAAGAAAGTAGAAATTGGTGACCTCAAGATCCCTAGGTTTAAGATATCTTTTGGGTTTGAAGCTTCTGATATTCTGAAAGGATTAGGATTGGTGTTGCCCTTCTCTGGCGGAGATTTGACAGAAATGGTTGATTCACCTGTTAGTCAGAAGCTATATGTTTCAAGCATATTCCAAAAATCCTTCATTGAAGTAAATGAAGAAGGCACAGAAGCTGCAGCTGCTTCTGCCGCTGTTGTGTCGGAAAGATCCATAGCCTTTACTGAAAAGATAGACTTTGTGGCTGACCACCCATTTTTATACCTGATCAGAGAAGACATGACCGGAACGGTGCTGTTTATCGGCCATGTGCTCAATCCTCTTGAAGGCTGA